One window of the Candidatus Saccharibacteria bacterium genome contains the following:
- a CDS encoding helix-hairpin-helix domain-containing protein, with the protein MTQSVFVEIPGVGPSLARDLESLGYTAIDGLRGENPEQMYERLQANAGVHIDRCVLYTFRCAVYYASGGRDAEKLKWWNWKDQ; encoded by the coding sequence GTGACCCAGTCTGTTTTTGTAGAAATACCAGGGGTTGGCCCATCGCTGGCTCGCGACCTAGAGTCGTTGGGTTATACGGCGATTGATGGTCTCCGAGGTGAAAACCCCGAGCAAATGTATGAACGCTTGCAAGCCAACGCCGGTGTGCATATAGACCGCTGTGTGCTTTACACTTTCCGTTGTGCCGTGTATTACGCTTCCGGCGGCCGTGATGCAGAGAAACTAAAATGGTGGAACTGGAAAGACCAGTGA